A region of the Desulfobacter postgatei 2ac9 genome:
TACGGGTGCTAAAAGAAAACCCGCTGATCCGAGAACGGGTAACCCGGCTGCAAACAATTGGTGGGGTTGGAGAGGTGACGGCTTTAACCTGGGTGTTGGAAGTAGGTGAGGTAGAGCGATTTGGAGCAGTACGTCAGGCAGTTAGTTATTGTGACCTTTGCGCGGCTCAAAAAGAATCTGGCGGCAAAGAAAGTCGTGGTCCGATATCCAAAAAACGAAATAAACATTTGCAAACTGTTCTGGTTGAGGCGGCAAAACTTGCACCACATTGGAATCCTCAATTGGCTGAAATTCATGAAAGGGAATTGAGAAAGGGAAACAAGAATAGAGCGACCCTGGCCGTAGCAAGAAAGCTTGTAGCCTATATGCTGGCTGTTGAAAAATCCAAAAAGGATTTTGAGGTGACAGCTCCAT
Encoded here:
- a CDS encoding IS110 family transposase gives rise to the protein MLKENPLIRERVTRLQTIGGVGEVTALTWVLEVGEVERFGAVRQAVSYCDLCAAQKESGGKESRGPISKKRNKHLQTVLVEAAKLAPHWNPQLAEIHERELRKGNKNRATLAVARKLVAYMLAVEKSKKDFEVTAPYQAA